Proteins encoded within one genomic window of Chrysemys picta bellii isolate R12L10 chromosome 6, ASM1138683v2, whole genome shotgun sequence:
- the SIGLEC15 gene encoding sialic acid-binding Ig-like lectin 15 isoform X2: MKGFGLFLACLLCIFKKGLQSNGWSIQVPSDATGEIGKAVVLPCTFTHPHKTYDRTLTAIWRIKEPYDGMVVFKCVTHSLSDLCKTAVSYKNKYKLIGNPRHNNLSIKIDNLTWSDSNRYFCRVEFSGDLHDKYESRTGIRLHLTAAPRIVNITIGSNQDRTFRARCTAEGEPLPSLTWTGPLFSNATSVTSLNHQITKELHSLTHDGKYTCTAVNSHGRAEGAVYFYKFKAASSSLIVILMFVTLGIKVLVLLAILGIAVFWRAGHVTAPSRLSRQQAQDSTYENFDRRNNCGRQSLPTE, encoded by the exons ATGAAAGGGTTTGGGCTATTTCTTGCATGTCTACTTTGCATCTTCAAGAAGG GTTTGCAGTCCAATGGCTGGTCCATTCAGGTTCCATCAGATGCTACTGGTGAGATTGGAAAGGCGGTTGTTCTGCCCTGTACTTTCACACACCCCCACAAAACATATGACCGGACCCTCACAGCCATTTGGAGGATCAAGGAACCTTACGATGGGATGGTGGTGTTCAAATGCGTTACTCACAGCTTGAGCGACCTCTGTAAAACTGCAGTGAGCTACAAGAACAAGTACAAACTGATTGGGAACCCCAGGCACAATAATCTCTCCATCAAGATCGACAACCTGACCTGGAGCGACAGCAACAGATACTTCTGCCGGGTGGAGTTTTCTGGGGATCTTCATGACAAGTACGAAAGCAGGACTGGGATAAGGCTCCATTTGACAG CTGCTCCCAGGATTGTTAACATCACCATTGGCTCCAACCAGGACCGTACCTTCAGAGCGCGGTGTACAGCCGAAGGGGAGCCATTGCCCTCTCTGACATGGACCGGCCCTCTCTTCAGTAATGCCACGTCGGTCACAAGCTTGAACCACCAGATAACCAAAGAGTTGCACTCCCTGACTCACGATGGAAAATACACGTGCACGGCCGTTAACAGCCACGGGCGAGCGGAGGGAGCCGTGTATTTCTATAAATTCAAAGCGGCGAGCAGCTCCTTGATTGTGATCCTGATGTTTGTAACGCTAGGAATAAAAGTACTGGTGTTGCTGGCGATATTAGGAATTGCTGTTTTTTGGAGGGCAG GTCATGTCACAGCCCCATCCAGACTGTCCAG GCAACAAGCGCAAGACTCTACATATGAAAATTTTGATCGCAGAAACAACTGTGGCCGTCAGAGTTTGCCGACAGAATGA
- the SIGLEC15 gene encoding sialic acid-binding Ig-like lectin 15 isoform X1: MGGGVILQVWNISLYGLFRFLKPVPLVPGLQSNGWSIQVPSDATGEIGKAVVLPCTFTHPHKTYDRTLTAIWRIKEPYDGMVVFKCVTHSLSDLCKTAVSYKNKYKLIGNPRHNNLSIKIDNLTWSDSNRYFCRVEFSGDLHDKYESRTGIRLHLTAAPRIVNITIGSNQDRTFRARCTAEGEPLPSLTWTGPLFSNATSVTSLNHQITKELHSLTHDGKYTCTAVNSHGRAEGAVYFYKFKAASSSLIVILMFVTLGIKVLVLLAILGIAVFWRAGHVTAPSRLSRQQAQDSTYENFDRRNNCGRQSLPTE; this comes from the exons ATGGGGGGGGGAGTCATTCTTCAGGTTTGGAACATCAGCCTTTATGGGCTATTCCGGTTTCTGAAGCCAGTTCCTTTGGTTCCAGGTTTGCAGTCCAATGGCTGGTCCATTCAGGTTCCATCAGATGCTACTGGTGAGATTGGAAAGGCGGTTGTTCTGCCCTGTACTTTCACACACCCCCACAAAACATATGACCGGACCCTCACAGCCATTTGGAGGATCAAGGAACCTTACGATGGGATGGTGGTGTTCAAATGCGTTACTCACAGCTTGAGCGACCTCTGTAAAACTGCAGTGAGCTACAAGAACAAGTACAAACTGATTGGGAACCCCAGGCACAATAATCTCTCCATCAAGATCGACAACCTGACCTGGAGCGACAGCAACAGATACTTCTGCCGGGTGGAGTTTTCTGGGGATCTTCATGACAAGTACGAAAGCAGGACTGGGATAAGGCTCCATTTGACAG CTGCTCCCAGGATTGTTAACATCACCATTGGCTCCAACCAGGACCGTACCTTCAGAGCGCGGTGTACAGCCGAAGGGGAGCCATTGCCCTCTCTGACATGGACCGGCCCTCTCTTCAGTAATGCCACGTCGGTCACAAGCTTGAACCACCAGATAACCAAAGAGTTGCACTCCCTGACTCACGATGGAAAATACACGTGCACGGCCGTTAACAGCCACGGGCGAGCGGAGGGAGCCGTGTATTTCTATAAATTCAAAGCGGCGAGCAGCTCCTTGATTGTGATCCTGATGTTTGTAACGCTAGGAATAAAAGTACTGGTGTTGCTGGCGATATTAGGAATTGCTGTTTTTTGGAGGGCAG GTCATGTCACAGCCCCATCCAGACTGTCCAG GCAACAAGCGCAAGACTCTACATATGAAAATTTTGATCGCAGAAACAACTGTGGCCGTCAGAGTTTGCCGACAGAATGA